A single genomic interval of Salmo trutta chromosome 13, fSalTru1.1, whole genome shotgun sequence harbors:
- the LOC115205710 gene encoding beta-1,4-galactosyltransferase 7 isoform X1: MMYSSRRKPVLYFKEDRRFWSGKCTVYKLFGLCMVLVLVSLLWLQLSCTGDMSRVVVDDGRIPHQPCPLERQASAVEDPSWGPHKLALLIPFRERFEELLVFVPFMHTFLNNKKILHKIFVINQMDHYRFNRASLINVGYTESGNDTDYIAMHDVDLLPLNEALDYGFPEEGPFHVASPELHPLYHYKTYVGGILLLTKQHYHMCNGMSNRFWGWGREDDEFYRRLRTAGLQLFRPSGIKTGYKTFRHIHDPAWRKRDQKRVAAQKQKEQFKVDPEGGLTNLQYKVESRQELTISGAPVTVLNIKLECDTDKTPWCLLN; the protein is encoded by the exons ATTCTGGTCTGGGAAATGCACAGTCTACAAACTATTTGGTCTGTGTATGGTGCTGGTACTCGTCTCCCTCCTATGGCTCCAACTCAGCTGTACAGGAGACATGAGCCGGGTTGTAGTGGATGACGGACGCATCCCCCATCAGCCTTGTCCGCTGGAGAGACAGGCATCCGCTGTGGAGGACCCTTCCTGGGGTCCTCACAAGCTGGCCCTCCTGATACCTTTCAGGGAGAGGTTTGAGGAGCTGTTGGTGTTTGTCCCCTTCATGCACACCTTCTTGAACAACAAGAAAATACTGCATAAGATCTTCGTAATTAACCAGATGGATCACTATCG GTTCAACAGAGCCTCTCTTATTAATGTTGGTTACACGGAGAGTGGTAACGACACTGATTACATCGCCATGCATGATGTGGACTTGTTACCTCTGAATGAAGCTCTGGACTATGGTTTCCCAGAGGAGGGCCCTTTCCACGTGGCCTCACCAGAGCTGCACCCCCTGTATCACTACAAGACATACGTGGGAGGAATCCTGCTGCTCACCAAACAACATTATCACATG TGCAACGGCATGTCCAACCGTTTctggggatgggggagagaagACGATGAATTCTACAGGAGACTAAGAACTGCTGGATTACAG CTCTTCAGGCCCAGTGGGATAAAAACAGGGTATAAAACCTTTCGTCACATCCATGACCCTGCCTGGAGGAAGAGAGACCAGAAGAGAGTGGCTGCACAGAAACAG AAGGAACAATTCAAGGTTGACCCTGAGGGCGGGCTGACTAACTTGCAGTACAAGGTGGAGTCGAGACAGGAGCTGACTATTAGTGGAGCCCCTGTCACTGTCCTCAACATAAAACTGGAGTGTGACACGGACAAGACTCCCTGGTGTCTGCTGAACTAA
- the LOC115205710 gene encoding beta-1,4-galactosyltransferase 7 isoform X2, protein MMYSSRRKPVLYFKEDRRFWSGKCTVYKLFGLCMVLVLVSLLWLQLSCTGDMSRVVVDDGRIPHQPCPLERQASAVEDPSWGPHKLALLIPFRERFEELLVFVPFMHTFLNNKKILHKIFVINQMDHYRFNRASLINVGYTESGNDTDYIAMHDVDLLPLNEALDYGFPEEGPFHVASPELHPLYHYKTYVGGILLLTKQHYHMCNGMSNRFWGWGREDDEFYRRLRTAGLQLFRPSGIKTGYKTFRHIHDPAWRKRDQKRVAAQKQEQFKVDPEGGLTNLQYKVESRQELTISGAPVTVLNIKLECDTDKTPWCLLN, encoded by the exons ATTCTGGTCTGGGAAATGCACAGTCTACAAACTATTTGGTCTGTGTATGGTGCTGGTACTCGTCTCCCTCCTATGGCTCCAACTCAGCTGTACAGGAGACATGAGCCGGGTTGTAGTGGATGACGGACGCATCCCCCATCAGCCTTGTCCGCTGGAGAGACAGGCATCCGCTGTGGAGGACCCTTCCTGGGGTCCTCACAAGCTGGCCCTCCTGATACCTTTCAGGGAGAGGTTTGAGGAGCTGTTGGTGTTTGTCCCCTTCATGCACACCTTCTTGAACAACAAGAAAATACTGCATAAGATCTTCGTAATTAACCAGATGGATCACTATCG GTTCAACAGAGCCTCTCTTATTAATGTTGGTTACACGGAGAGTGGTAACGACACTGATTACATCGCCATGCATGATGTGGACTTGTTACCTCTGAATGAAGCTCTGGACTATGGTTTCCCAGAGGAGGGCCCTTTCCACGTGGCCTCACCAGAGCTGCACCCCCTGTATCACTACAAGACATACGTGGGAGGAATCCTGCTGCTCACCAAACAACATTATCACATG TGCAACGGCATGTCCAACCGTTTctggggatgggggagagaagACGATGAATTCTACAGGAGACTAAGAACTGCTGGATTACAG CTCTTCAGGCCCAGTGGGATAAAAACAGGGTATAAAACCTTTCGTCACATCCATGACCCTGCCTGGAGGAAGAGAGACCAGAAGAGAGTGGCTGCACAGAAACAG GAACAATTCAAGGTTGACCCTGAGGGCGGGCTGACTAACTTGCAGTACAAGGTGGAGTCGAGACAGGAGCTGACTATTAGTGGAGCCCCTGTCACTGTCCTCAACATAAAACTGGAGTGTGACACGGACAAGACTCCCTGGTGTCTGCTGAACTAA